From Streptomyces qinzhouensis, one genomic window encodes:
- a CDS encoding AMP-dependent synthetase/ligase, with amino-acid sequence MREFTVPALYDVPSDGNLTAIAIRNATEYPDRAVLARKEHGHWRDITSTAFLAETRAVAKGLIAAGVQPGDRVALMSRTRYEWTLFDFAIWFAGAVSVPVYETSSAEQVEWVTGDSGAVAAIVENDGHQTLIEGVRERLPLLKNVWQIDAGAVAELTGSGSGVSDEVVDERAAAADADSLATIVYTSGTTGRPKGCELTHRNFLAECGNIINRNKEMFSSDASVLLFLPLAHVLGRVVEIGALMGPVKLGHVSDLKDVSAELAAFRPSYLLGVPRVFEKVYNSARAQARASGKGKIFDKAVDTAIAYSRALDAPGGPGLGLKLRYRLFDKLVYGKLRAALGGRARYAISGGAALGERLGHFYRGLGILVLEGYGLAESSAATTLNPLDRQKIGTVGLPIPGTGVRIAEDGEILLKGEHIFTGYWNNPDATAAVMSGDWFHTGDIGALDADGYLRITGRKKEIIVTAGGKNVAPAVIEDRIRAHALVAECMVVGEGKPFVGVLITIDEEFLPRWAAQNGKPEGVTAAQLRDDPVLIAEIQRAVDDGNAAVSKAESVRKFRILESQFTEASGHLTPSLKLKRAVVMRDYAKEVDAIYGD; translated from the coding sequence GTGCGCGAGTTCACCGTTCCGGCCCTGTACGACGTGCCGTCGGACGGCAATCTGACGGCCATCGCGATCCGGAACGCCACCGAGTACCCGGACCGTGCCGTCCTCGCCCGCAAGGAGCACGGCCACTGGCGTGACATCACGTCCACCGCCTTCCTGGCCGAGACCCGGGCGGTGGCCAAGGGGCTGATCGCCGCGGGGGTGCAGCCCGGTGACCGGGTCGCCCTGATGTCCCGCACCCGCTACGAATGGACCCTGTTCGACTTCGCGATCTGGTTCGCCGGAGCCGTCTCCGTACCCGTCTACGAAACCTCGTCGGCCGAACAGGTCGAGTGGGTGACCGGTGACTCCGGGGCGGTCGCCGCCATTGTCGAGAACGACGGCCACCAGACCCTGATCGAGGGCGTACGGGAACGGCTCCCGCTGCTGAAGAACGTCTGGCAGATCGACGCCGGCGCGGTCGCCGAACTGACCGGGTCCGGGTCCGGTGTCAGCGACGAAGTGGTCGACGAACGGGCCGCCGCCGCGGACGCCGACTCCCTCGCCACCATCGTCTACACCTCGGGGACTACCGGCCGCCCCAAGGGCTGCGAGCTGACCCACCGCAACTTCCTCGCCGAGTGCGGGAACATCATCAACCGCAACAAGGAGATGTTCTCCTCCGACGCCTCCGTCCTCCTCTTCCTCCCGCTCGCCCATGTCCTGGGCCGGGTCGTCGAGATCGGCGCGCTGATGGGCCCGGTCAAACTGGGCCATGTCAGCGACCTCAAGGACGTCTCCGCGGAGCTGGCCGCCTTCCGGCCCAGCTATCTCCTCGGCGTACCGAGGGTCTTCGAGAAGGTCTACAACTCGGCCCGGGCCCAGGCCAGGGCGAGCGGCAAGGGCAAGATCTTCGACAAGGCCGTCGACACCGCCATCGCCTACAGCCGCGCCCTGGACGCCCCGGGCGGCCCCGGCCTCGGTCTGAAGCTGCGCTACCGGCTCTTCGACAAACTGGTCTACGGGAAGCTGCGCGCCGCCCTCGGCGGCCGGGCCCGCTACGCCATCTCCGGCGGCGCCGCCCTCGGCGAGCGGCTCGGCCACTTCTACCGCGGCCTCGGCATCCTGGTCCTGGAGGGCTACGGCCTCGCCGAGTCCAGCGCGGCCACCACCCTCAATCCGCTGGACCGGCAGAAGATCGGCACGGTCGGCCTGCCGATCCCCGGCACCGGAGTGCGGATCGCCGAGGACGGCGAGATCCTCCTCAAGGGCGAGCACATCTTCACCGGCTACTGGAACAACCCCGACGCCACCGCCGCGGTCATGTCCGGCGACTGGTTCCACACCGGCGACATCGGGGCCCTTGACGCCGACGGCTACCTCCGGATCACCGGCCGGAAGAAGGAGATCATCGTCACCGCCGGCGGCAAGAACGTCGCCCCCGCCGTCATCGAGGACCGGATCAGGGCCCATGCCCTGGTCGCCGAGTGCATGGTGGTCGGCGAGGGCAAGCCGTTCGTCGGCGTACTGATCACCATCGACGAGGAGTTCCTGCCCCGCTGGGCCGCCCAGAACGGCAAACCGGAAGGCGTCACCGCGGCCCAGCTGCGCGACGACCCGGTGCTCATCGCCGAGATCCAGCGGGCCGTCGACGACGGAAACGCCGCCGTCTCCAAGGCCGAGTCCGTCCGCAAGTTCCGGATCCTCGAATCCCAGTTCACCGAGGCGTCGGGCCATCTCACCCCGTCGCTGAAGCTGAAGCGTGCCGTCGTGATGCGGGACTACGCCAAGGAGGTCGACGCCATCTACGGCGACTGA
- a CDS encoding transcriptional regulator: MRSDTWNSPSPFPGFPGSTGSPGSTGRNRHPLAALRTKAGYTHGEYAQLIATTHAELGFGQMAARREKVSRWEAGRAVPERTAQLAIAHIHAVPQEEVLRLDWPDWLHLANGDTRQLELPWTRAAVPEAILDAVAGRKQLQQEYLLATGWAARSLVKNWLDAVSEEVSLAPTVPLRGVVGRVPPADAESAEPGSLLEACTRLRTLHQFAARFSASWLAPATELELRHLADHFLASPEALHTGREVLVLAAEGLSVCGFIARVQGEHVNAQRYYVAALRCATAAADPEVAAAVLTMHVGQYLDLEMHEEAAELLAAVRELLGRHTNGTTDPALQALLYAQTARIHAQRGDDMGRVRAMAAGRRALSTTSAAGLPILPLRSETWLSCIDAVSLLDMDQPERALRHFDPLFTRQPPGLNLPPVVRAMYLLRAAEAQLTLGDIAGGAESEAKASALLGGVQAAAAERIRGAVRAARNERR; the protein is encoded by the coding sequence ATGCGCAGCGATACCTGGAACTCCCCATCCCCCTTTCCCGGATTCCCCGGTTCAACCGGGTCGCCGGGTTCTACCGGCCGCAACCGTCATCCCCTGGCGGCGCTGCGGACCAAGGCCGGTTACACGCACGGTGAGTACGCACAGCTGATCGCCACCACCCATGCCGAACTGGGGTTCGGCCAGATGGCCGCTCGCCGGGAGAAGGTCTCCCGCTGGGAGGCCGGGCGCGCGGTGCCGGAACGCACCGCCCAGCTCGCCATCGCGCATATCCACGCCGTCCCTCAGGAGGAGGTGCTCAGGCTCGACTGGCCGGACTGGCTGCACCTGGCCAACGGCGACACCCGGCAGCTGGAATTACCGTGGACCCGGGCCGCGGTCCCCGAGGCCATTCTCGACGCGGTCGCCGGCCGCAAACAGCTTCAGCAGGAGTATCTGCTGGCCACCGGCTGGGCGGCCAGGTCGCTGGTGAAGAACTGGCTGGACGCGGTCAGCGAGGAGGTGTCGCTGGCGCCGACGGTGCCGCTGCGCGGAGTCGTGGGCCGGGTGCCGCCCGCGGACGCGGAGAGCGCCGAACCGGGTTCCCTGCTGGAGGCCTGTACCCGGCTGCGGACCCTGCACCAGTTCGCGGCCAGGTTCTCGGCGAGCTGGCTGGCTCCCGCGACAGAGCTGGAGCTGCGGCATCTCGCCGACCACTTCCTCGCCTCCCCCGAGGCCCTGCACACCGGCCGGGAGGTGCTGGTCCTGGCCGCGGAGGGCCTGTCGGTCTGCGGTTTCATCGCCCGGGTGCAGGGCGAACACGTCAACGCGCAGCGGTACTACGTGGCCGCGCTGCGGTGCGCCACCGCCGCCGCCGACCCCGAAGTGGCCGCGGCGGTCCTCACCATGCACGTGGGCCAGTACCTCGACCTGGAGATGCACGAGGAGGCCGCCGAACTGCTGGCCGCGGTCAGGGAACTGCTCGGCCGTCATACGAACGGCACGACCGACCCCGCCCTTCAGGCGCTGCTGTACGCCCAGACCGCCCGGATCCACGCCCAGCGCGGGGACGATATGGGGCGGGTCCGGGCGATGGCGGCGGGGCGGCGGGCGCTGAGCACCACATCGGCGGCGGGACTGCCGATCCTGCCACTGCGCTCCGAGACCTGGCTGAGCTGTATCGACGCGGTGTCACTCCTGGACATGGACCAGCCGGAGCGGGCACTGCGGCACTTCGACCCGCTCTTCACCCGCCAGCCGCCGGGGCTGAACCTGCCACCGGTGGTCCGGGCGATGTATCTGCTGCGGGCGGCCGAGGCGCAGCTCACGCTCGGCGACATAGCGGGCGGGGCGGAGTCGGAGGCGAAGGCCTCGGCGCTGCTGGGCGGGGTGCAGGCGGCCGCGGCCGAACGGATCCGCGGGGCGGTAAGGGCCGCCCGTAACGAACGGCGCTGA
- the fabG gene encoding 3-oxoacyl-ACP reductase FabG: MSRSVLVTGGNRGIGLAVARRLGAAGDRVAVACRSGRSPQEGLLGVACDVLDPASVEEAFAKAEAAHGPVEVLVANAGIVRDGLAIRMTDEDFGAVLDTNLTGTFRVVRRAARQMVRARAGRIVIISSTAALSGVAGQVNYAASKAGLIGLARSLARELAPRGVTANVVAPGLTDTAMAEDLSDAQRARIVGQIPLGRMARPDEVAATVEFLASPGASYITGAVVPVDGGMGMGH, from the coding sequence ATGAGCCGTTCTGTCCTCGTCACCGGCGGAAACCGGGGAATCGGCCTGGCCGTGGCCCGCAGGCTGGGCGCGGCCGGGGACCGGGTGGCGGTGGCCTGCCGGTCCGGCCGGTCGCCGCAGGAGGGGCTGCTCGGGGTCGCCTGCGACGTCCTGGACCCGGCGTCCGTCGAGGAGGCCTTCGCCAAGGCGGAGGCGGCGCACGGTCCGGTCGAAGTGCTGGTGGCCAACGCCGGGATCGTCCGGGACGGGCTGGCGATCCGGATGACCGACGAGGATTTCGGCGCGGTGCTCGACACCAATCTGACCGGCACGTTCCGCGTGGTCAGACGGGCCGCCCGGCAGATGGTGCGGGCCCGCGCGGGCCGGATCGTGATCATCTCGTCGACGGCCGCGCTGAGCGGTGTCGCGGGCCAGGTGAACTACGCGGCGTCCAAGGCGGGGCTGATCGGACTGGCCCGTTCGCTGGCCAGAGAGCTGGCGCCGCGCGGGGTGACCGCCAATGTGGTCGCGCCCGGGCTCACCGACACCGCGATGGCCGAGGACCTCAGCGACGCCCAGCGCGCGCGGATCGTCGGACAGATCCCGCTCGGGCGGATGGCCCGGCCCGACGAGGTCGCCGCCACCGTGGAGTTCCTGGCGTCGCCCGGCGCCTCGTACATCACCGGCGCGGTCGTCCCGGTGGACGGCGGCATGGGAATGGGGCACTGA
- a CDS encoding beta-ketoacyl-[acyl-carrier-protein] synthase family protein has protein sequence MTRTTEAADRTARPVVLTGMAVTTGYGHGVDALREGLHSGVPAFTPVTRFDTSRYRVGIAAQGPAGLDLDTELKTLAEEACKQAGLSPAERAEALLLAARHADPAVSRLPRGQQRERPIGDTARWLAQECGFRAPGRTYINACVAAGAAVAEAAVLIATGRRDRVVVAAGHLVDAESFTTFDAGRALAADGRLRPFSAGRKGLLLGDGAGVVVLEAAGSRSGMRPLARLSGWGMAGDAHHVCQPHPQGLGMARSIELALRRAGLGPGDLDYVNAHGTGTPYNDSAESAGMHRAFGDLAERIPVSSTKSLTGHALQAAGMVELVITVLTVETGLLPVNSGYLGPDPDCRLDLVLDTPREREVRHAVSLNSAFGGANTALVVSAP, from the coding sequence ATGACACGCACCACCGAAGCGGCGGACCGCACCGCGCGGCCGGTCGTCCTCACCGGAATGGCGGTGACCACGGGGTACGGGCACGGAGTCGACGCCCTGCGCGAGGGGCTCCACTCCGGAGTCCCGGCCTTCACCCCCGTGACCCGGTTCGACACCAGCAGGTACCGGGTGGGCATCGCCGCCCAGGGCCCGGCCGGACTCGATCTGGACACCGAGCTGAAGACCCTCGCCGAGGAGGCCTGCAAACAGGCCGGGCTCTCCCCCGCCGAACGCGCGGAGGCCCTGCTGCTCGCGGCCCGCCACGCCGATCCCGCCGTCTCCCGGCTGCCGCGCGGGCAGCAGCGCGAGCGGCCCATCGGGGACACCGCGCGCTGGCTGGCGCAGGAGTGCGGTTTCCGGGCGCCCGGGCGGACGTACATCAACGCCTGTGTGGCGGCGGGCGCCGCGGTGGCCGAGGCCGCCGTGCTGATCGCGACCGGCCGCCGGGACCGGGTGGTGGTCGCGGCCGGGCATCTGGTCGACGCCGAGTCCTTCACCACCTTCGACGCGGGCCGGGCACTGGCCGCCGATGGACGGCTGCGGCCCTTCAGCGCCGGGCGCAAGGGCCTGCTGCTGGGCGACGGCGCGGGCGTTGTGGTGCTGGAGGCGGCCGGCAGCCGCAGCGGGATGCGCCCGCTGGCCCGGCTCAGCGGCTGGGGCATGGCGGGCGACGCCCACCATGTGTGCCAGCCGCATCCGCAGGGGCTGGGGATGGCCCGCTCCATCGAACTCGCGCTGCGCCGGGCCGGGCTCGGCCCCGGCGACCTCGACTATGTCAACGCGCACGGCACCGGGACCCCGTACAACGACTCGGCGGAGTCCGCCGGTATGCACCGGGCGTTCGGCGACCTGGCGGAGCGGATCCCGGTCAGCTCGACCAAATCGCTGACCGGGCACGCCCTCCAGGCCGCCGGAATGGTCGAACTCGTCATCACCGTCCTGACGGTCGAAACCGGCCTGCTGCCGGTGAACTCCGGCTATCTGGGGCCCGATCCGGACTGCCGGCTCGACCTCGTCCTCGACACCCCCAGAGAGCGGGAGGTCCGCCATGCCGTCAGTCTCAACTCCGCCTTCGGCGGCGCGAACACGGCGCTGGTGGTGAGCGCTCCATGA
- a CDS encoding beta-ketoacyl synthase chain length factor: MTTTAETVTAETSAAAAAAGLTVLARAGWDPAAHPGGPPNLPGFTASPFGPLFAHIADRCLSAFHGTAPAPPESGLTTGLVMVSRLGDMATETAVTGAVDRGTKASPLLFYQSVPSAVLGVVSARWGLGGPVICISPAGDPLAEGLELAGLLAEDGSARDVLVVLIELAVAEGESDTAEALLVRAAPGPRPEGVTEVTGE; the protein is encoded by the coding sequence ATGACGACCACCGCAGAGACCGTCACCGCGGAGACCAGCGCCGCCGCCGCGGCGGCGGGCCTGACCGTGCTGGCCCGGGCCGGCTGGGATCCCGCCGCGCACCCCGGCGGGCCGCCGAATCTGCCGGGCTTCACCGCCTCCCCCTTCGGCCCCCTCTTCGCCCATATCGCCGACCGCTGTCTGAGCGCGTTCCACGGCACGGCGCCCGCACCGCCCGAATCGGGACTCACCACCGGTCTGGTGATGGTCTCCCGGCTCGGCGACATGGCCACCGAGACCGCGGTCACCGGCGCCGTCGACCGGGGGACGAAGGCATCGCCGCTGCTCTTCTACCAGTCGGTGCCCAGCGCCGTACTCGGCGTGGTGTCGGCCCGCTGGGGGCTCGGCGGACCGGTGATCTGCATCAGCCCGGCCGGGGATCCACTGGCCGAGGGGCTGGAGCTGGCCGGACTGCTGGCCGAGGACGGCAGCGCGCGGGACGTGCTGGTGGTGCTGATCGAACTGGCGGTCGCCGAAGGCGAATCCGATACCGCGGAGGCGCTGCTGGTCCGGGCCGCCCCCGGGCCCCGGCCGGAAGGGGTAACGGAGGTGACGGGGGAATGA
- a CDS encoding UbiX family flavin prenyltransferase — protein sequence MPTERPRRLIVALTGATGVVLGIRLLEELRQHDGVETHLVMSRWARATLKTESELTAREVAALADVVHSPEDQGAAISSGSFPVDGMVVMPCSMKTLASIRTGYADGLITRAADVTLKERRRLVLVPRETPLSEIHLDHLLTLSRMGVVVLPPVLTFYNHPTSVDDMVDHLVTRVLDQFGIASHRARRWQGMPGTGTGTGTGTHRTNGSGTRQAGPAAGPFARPPALTPGGTS from the coding sequence ATGCCGACCGAACGACCCCGGCGCCTGATCGTGGCGCTGACCGGGGCCACCGGTGTGGTCCTCGGCATACGGCTGCTGGAGGAGTTGCGGCAGCACGACGGAGTCGAGACCCATCTGGTCATGAGCCGCTGGGCGCGGGCGACGCTGAAGACGGAGAGCGAGCTGACCGCCCGTGAGGTGGCCGCGCTCGCCGATGTCGTCCACTCCCCCGAGGACCAGGGTGCCGCGATCTCCTCCGGCTCCTTCCCGGTCGACGGGATGGTCGTGATGCCGTGCAGCATGAAGACCCTGGCGTCCATCAGGACCGGATACGCCGACGGTCTGATCACCCGGGCGGCCGATGTCACCCTCAAGGAACGGCGCAGGCTCGTCCTGGTCCCCCGGGAGACCCCGCTCAGCGAGATCCACCTCGACCATCTGCTGACCCTGTCCCGGATGGGTGTGGTGGTGCTGCCGCCGGTACTGACCTTCTACAACCACCCGACGTCGGTGGACGACATGGTCGACCATCTGGTCACCCGCGTCCTGGACCAGTTCGGGATCGCCTCGCACCGGGCCCGCCGCTGGCAGGGGATGCCCGGCACCGGCACCGGCACCGGCACCGGCACCCACCGCACCAACGGCTCCGGCACCCGGCAGGCCGGTCCGGCGGCCGGACCGTTCGCCCGGCCGCCTGCCCTGACCCCGGGAGGGACGTCATGA
- a CDS encoding UbiD family decarboxylase encodes MKHLVDLRAYLDALDALGDLRTVGRTVSADLEAAAITRRSYELRSPAPLFTSVAEDRIGMRLFGAPAGVGSRPDLPLARIALSVGLPADTGAAELVDHLVRTRDAAPVPPRTVPREQAPCKENVLLGADATLDRFAIPRIHEEDGGDYLNTWGVIVAKTPDGSWTNWSITRIMRLDGRRMTGLVVPPQHLGLVWEAWAERGEPMPYALVQGGAPAIPFVGGIPLPERVDEAGYIGALLGEPLELVRCETVDLEVPAHAEVVIEGHLSVGRDSLEGPFGEYAGYASTHTSQQPVFSVEAITHRNEPIWPLVAEGRPPDEYHTVTGTGRAAKVLHALRAAGLPVTTVWVPFSAAMHWAVVTVPDDWRAALPGADSTEFVRRIGEVMHNSGGPSAMLPVTYVLDDDIDPSDDRDLLWALSTRLHPRDRRQFWDGRVLPFMACFSPAERTAMRGPNVLVDGLLPAWGEGRLKHASFAQAYPEEVRRRVVEHWDD; translated from the coding sequence ATGAAGCACCTTGTCGATCTGCGGGCGTATCTCGACGCCCTCGACGCCCTCGGCGATCTGCGGACCGTCGGCCGGACGGTCAGCGCGGACCTCGAAGCCGCGGCGATCACCCGCCGCTCCTACGAGCTGCGGTCGCCCGCACCGCTGTTCACCTCGGTCGCCGAGGACCGGATCGGGATGAGACTGTTCGGCGCCCCGGCCGGGGTCGGCTCCCGCCCCGATCTGCCGCTGGCCCGGATCGCCCTGTCGGTGGGGCTGCCCGCGGACACGGGCGCGGCGGAGCTGGTGGACCATCTCGTACGGACCCGGGACGCGGCCCCCGTACCGCCGCGGACCGTGCCGCGGGAGCAGGCGCCGTGCAAGGAGAACGTCCTGCTGGGCGCGGACGCGACGCTGGACCGGTTCGCGATCCCCCGGATCCACGAGGAGGACGGCGGCGACTACCTCAACACCTGGGGGGTCATCGTCGCGAAGACTCCGGACGGCTCCTGGACCAACTGGTCCATCACCCGCATCATGCGCCTCGACGGCAGGCGGATGACCGGTCTGGTCGTCCCGCCGCAGCATCTGGGGCTGGTGTGGGAGGCCTGGGCGGAGCGCGGCGAGCCGATGCCGTACGCGCTGGTGCAGGGCGGCGCCCCGGCGATCCCCTTCGTCGGCGGGATCCCGCTGCCCGAAAGGGTCGACGAGGCCGGGTACATCGGCGCGCTGCTCGGCGAACCGCTGGAGCTGGTGCGCTGCGAGACGGTCGATCTTGAGGTGCCCGCCCATGCCGAGGTGGTGATCGAGGGGCATCTGTCGGTGGGCCGGGACAGTCTGGAGGGGCCGTTCGGGGAGTACGCCGGATACGCCTCCACGCACACCTCTCAGCAGCCCGTCTTCTCGGTGGAGGCGATCACCCACCGGAACGAGCCGATCTGGCCGCTGGTCGCCGAGGGCCGGCCGCCGGACGAGTACCACACCGTCACCGGCACCGGGCGGGCGGCGAAGGTGCTGCACGCGCTGCGGGCCGCGGGGCTGCCGGTGACCACGGTCTGGGTGCCGTTCTCGGCCGCGATGCACTGGGCGGTGGTGACCGTCCCCGACGACTGGCGGGCCGCGCTGCCGGGCGCCGACAGTACGGAGTTCGTCCGGCGGATCGGCGAGGTGATGCACAACAGCGGCGGCCCCAGCGCCATGCTGCCCGTCACCTATGTCCTGGACGACGACATCGACCCGTCCGACGACCGCGATCTGCTGTGGGCGCTGTCGACCCGGCTCCATCCGCGCGACCGGCGGCAGTTCTGGGACGGCCGGGTGCTGCCGTTCATGGCCTGCTTCTCCCCGGCGGAGCGGACCGCGATGCGCGGGCCGAACGTGCTGGTGGACGGGCTGCTGCCGGCCTGGGGCGAAGGGCGGCTCAAGCACGCCTCGTTCGCCCAGGCCTATCCCGAGGAGGTACGGCGGCGGGTCGTCGAGCACTGGGACGACTGA
- a CDS encoding FAS1-like dehydratase domain-containing protein has product MPLDTGCVGTTYPPATPYPVEPETLRRFARAVGDPAPVYTDPEAARALGHPAVLAPPTFPFAVVARAMEEVFRYEDIGFDPTYLIHGNQRFEYTRPVRAGDRLVTVLEITGAQRLRGRDVLTLRADLADGDGGHVVTTHMTFVALSAVEGGDSV; this is encoded by the coding sequence ATGCCACTCGACACCGGATGCGTCGGTACGACGTACCCGCCCGCCACGCCCTACCCCGTGGAGCCGGAGACCCTCCGCCGGTTCGCCCGGGCGGTGGGCGATCCGGCGCCCGTCTACACCGACCCGGAGGCCGCCCGGGCGCTGGGGCATCCGGCGGTGCTCGCCCCGCCGACCTTCCCGTTCGCCGTGGTCGCCCGGGCCATGGAGGAGGTCTTCCGGTACGAGGACATCGGCTTCGACCCCACCTATCTGATCCACGGCAACCAGCGCTTCGAGTACACCCGGCCGGTCCGGGCGGGCGACCGGCTGGTGACCGTACTGGAGATCACCGGGGCGCAGCGGCTGCGCGGCCGGGACGTGCTGACGCTCCGCGCGGATCTGGCGGACGGTGACGGCGGCCATGTCGTCACCACCCATATGACGTTCGTGGCGCTGAGCGCCGTGGAAGGCGGTGATTCCGTATGA
- a CDS encoding MaoC family dehydratase, whose product MTAETAETVRQDVPGPEVPADGTELPPLTVTLTRSDLVRYAGASEDFNPVHWNPRVAREAGLPDVIAHGMLTMAIAARAVTDWTGDPGAIVEYRTRFSRPVPVPDGPGGALVEVGGRVARWLGDGLVRIDLTVTCGGTKVLSEARAVVRLRSAPAPAPAPAPA is encoded by the coding sequence ATGACGGCGGAAACGGCGGAGACGGTACGGCAGGATGTGCCGGGACCCGAGGTGCCCGCCGACGGTACGGAGCTGCCGCCGCTGACGGTCACGCTCACCCGGTCCGATCTGGTCCGCTACGCGGGCGCTTCGGAGGACTTCAACCCGGTCCACTGGAACCCGCGGGTGGCGCGGGAGGCCGGACTGCCCGATGTGATCGCCCACGGGATGCTGACGATGGCGATCGCCGCCCGCGCGGTCACCGACTGGACGGGCGATCCGGGCGCGATCGTCGAGTACCGCACCCGGTTCAGCAGGCCGGTGCCGGTCCCCGACGGTCCCGGGGGCGCCCTGGTCGAGGTCGGCGGGCGGGTGGCGCGGTGGCTCGGCGACGGCTTGGTCCGGATCGATCTGACGGTCACCTGCGGCGGTACGAAGGTGCTGAGCGAGGCCCGCGCGGTCGTCCGGCTACGGTCCGCTCCCGCTCCCGCGCCCGCGCCCGCTCCCGCCTAG
- a CDS encoding 3-oxoacyl-ACP synthase: MSTSPASPVYPAAPAAPATLLSPVFLSAPRYVLGETEEPYTAVPDLAVRVARYGIPMAPRIWGWGSFFRTARDTADLAVASGSATLAAAGAAPESVDGLIVCSSSFPEGVDDHAGLVGAVLRGLGLTRAGFTCGVTLNRCNNLLAGLRVAEALVRSGSHRLVLVVTTDRVLDESLRLEKFALFSDGAASCLVGAAERGPERERFLVLATASAQDPEVLGRLDRMDSRLSVVVNERLEQATGVSPEKVTALLPANLVRPLITMKERQAGFAPDRMRTGNIERLGHCFAADPLINLADLLAADEAADDGLYLLASSVPGARHGVLLRKCP, encoded by the coding sequence ATGAGCACTTCCCCGGCTTCCCCCGTGTACCCGGCGGCCCCGGCGGCCCCGGCGACCTTGCTGTCACCGGTCTTCCTGTCCGCGCCCCGCTATGTGCTGGGCGAGACCGAGGAGCCCTATACGGCCGTGCCGGACCTCGCGGTACGGGTGGCCCGGTACGGCATCCCCATGGCGCCCCGCATCTGGGGCTGGGGCAGTTTCTTCCGTACCGCCCGGGACACCGCCGATCTCGCCGTCGCCAGCGGGAGCGCGACCCTGGCGGCGGCCGGGGCGGCGCCGGAGTCGGTCGACGGGCTGATCGTGTGCAGCAGTTCGTTCCCCGAGGGCGTCGACGACCACGCCGGGCTGGTCGGGGCGGTCCTGCGCGGTCTCGGCCTCACCCGGGCCGGTTTCACCTGCGGGGTGACCCTGAACCGCTGCAACAACCTGCTCGCCGGGTTGCGGGTGGCCGAGGCGCTGGTGCGGTCGGGGAGCCATCGGCTGGTGCTGGTGGTGACCACGGACCGGGTGCTCGACGAGTCGTTACGGCTGGAGAAGTTCGCGCTGTTCAGCGATGGGGCGGCGAGCTGTCTGGTGGGCGCGGCGGAGCGGGGTCCGGAGCGGGAGCGGTTCCTGGTGCTCGCCACCGCGTCGGCGCAGGACCCGGAGGTGCTGGGGCGGCTGGACCGGATGGACTCCCGGCTCTCGGTGGTCGTGAACGAACGGTTGGAACAGGCGACGGGGGTATCGCCGGAGAAGGTCACCGCACTGCTGCCGGCCAATCTGGTACGGCCGCTGATCACCATGAAGGAGCGGCAGGCCGGGTTCGCCCCCGACCGGATGCGCACCGGGAACATCGAACGTCTCGGGCACTGCTTCGCCGCCGATCCGCTGATCAACCTGGCCGATCTGCTCGCCGCGGACGAGGCGGCGGACGACGGGCTGTATCTGCTGGCGTCCAGCGTGCCGGGGGCCCGGCACGGCGTCCTGCTCCGCAAGTGCCCGTGA